In Candidatus Berkelbacteria bacterium, the following are encoded in one genomic region:
- the rplK gene encoding 50S ribosomal protein L11: MAKKLKTIVKLQVPAGRATPAPPVGTALGPHGVNLMEFVNQFNEQTRAMGDTVVPVELSIYEDRSFTFITKTPPAANQLLKAAGLQKGSQTPKKEKVGKVSRAQIREIAENKMADLNARTTEQAERIIEGTARSMGIEVEK; the protein is encoded by the coding sequence ATGGCAAAGAAATTAAAAACTATCGTTAAACTTCAAGTGCCGGCGGGCCGAGCCACCCCGGCGCCACCTGTTGGTACTGCTTTAGGGCCGCACGGCGTCAACTTGATGGAGTTCGTTAATCAGTTCAATGAGCAGACCCGCGCTATGGGTGATACGGTCGTGCCGGTTGAACTCTCAATCTACGAAGACCGCTCCTTCACCTTTATTACCAAAACTCCACCAGCTGCTAATCAGCTACTCAAAGCGGCTGGCTTACAGAAAGGTTCTCAGACACCCAAAAAGGAGAAAGTTGGCAAAGTGAGCCGTGCCCAAATAAGGGAGATCGCCGAAAATAAGATGGCAGATCTTAACGCTCGCACTACCGAGCAAGCGGAACGAATTATCGAAGGCACAGCCCGGTCTATGGGCATCGAAGTTGAAAAGTAA
- the nusG gene encoding transcription termination/antitermination protein NusG — MKDDLEFQPTKDEQPASGSRQSGKAGWYVIHTYAGYEDQVAENINQRAETLKLQDFIFEVIVPKEKQIEIKNGKRKVVEKRSFPGYVFVNMIVTDESWYVVRNTPSVTGFLGSGVRPTPIPETEITTIKAKMAQVEPEHTVDLREDDLVRINDGPLKGYEGKITEVDPNKGRVKVSVSMFGRETPVTLDFLQVKKI, encoded by the coding sequence ATGAAAGACGATTTAGAATTTCAACCAACTAAGGACGAGCAGCCAGCATCAGGTAGTCGCCAATCCGGCAAAGCCGGCTGGTACGTTATCCACACCTACGCAGGCTACGAAGATCAGGTAGCTGAAAATATCAACCAGCGAGCCGAGACGCTAAAACTCCAGGACTTTATCTTCGAGGTCATCGTGCCAAAAGAGAAACAAATCGAAATTAAGAACGGTAAGCGTAAAGTAGTCGAGAAACGAAGCTTCCCTGGTTATGTTTTCGTAAACATGATTGTTACAGACGAATCCTGGTACGTCGTGCGCAACACCCCTAGCGTTACCGGTTTCTTGGGCTCTGGCGTCCGACCGACCCCAATTCCTGAAACCGAGATTACAACTATCAAGGCCAAAATGGCGCAGGTTGAGCCGGAACATACTGTCGACTTACGTGAAGATGATTTAGTTCGTATCAACGACGGCCCACTTAAGGGTTACGAAGGTAAGATTACCGAAGTCGATCCAAACAAAGGGCGCGTTAAAGTTTCAGTTTCGATGTTTGGCCGCGAAACACCGGTGACTTTAGACTTCTTACAAGTTAAAAAGATATAA
- a CDS encoding bL21 family ribosomal protein, with the protein MTDTLFSVVELGGKQHLVAAGTRITTNRLKAKEGEILELKSLDDSSPVSLKVITHSLGKKINGLKFKNKVRYLKRYGHRQTQTVLEVTAIGGVKKAVAIEEKVAKTAKKASAKAATGAKRTKKEAK; encoded by the coding sequence ATGACCGATACGTTATTCTCTGTAGTTGAATTAGGCGGCAAGCAGCACTTAGTGGCTGCCGGAACTCGTATTACCACCAATCGCCTCAAAGCCAAAGAAGGCGAAATCCTCGAGCTGAAAAGCCTCGACGACAGCTCGCCAGTATCGCTTAAAGTCATTACTCACAGTTTAGGCAAAAAAATTAACGGCCTTAAGTTCAAGAACAAGGTCCGTTATCTCAAGCGCTACGGTCACCGCCAAACGCAAACCGTTTTAGAAGTAACCGCCATTGGCGGCGTCAAGAAGGCTGTTGCCATTGAGGAAAAGGTGGCTAAAACCGCCAAGAAAGCTTCTGCCAAAGCTGCTACCGGGGCAAAGCGAACCAAGAAAGAGGCGAAGTAA
- a CDS encoding rod shape-determining protein RodA codes for MKRFLSLPIDWFLLAIPLLLVVVGTITIYTITFNQYHTSLAVDQAIFAALGVVALLGLMFSDYRFLGSIAGLLYAAGLLLLIPLLPPLAPKLPFVLKVFGAYRWLNFGIFQLQPAEIFKLIAGIAAAKYLSGYISAINWKRLLGYVALTGIPTALVLLQPDLGTTAVVFTVFCGIFLAARPSGKTIALAGVALVIALTVAWFSLQDYQKQRIETFLNPASDPQGEGYNVRQALIAIGSGGLTGRGFGQGSQSVLNFLPVAHADFIFAGYAEATGFVGSGTLLILYVVLIHRIIAIASSSTDPFGRLLAIGIGSKLMFQVTVHIGMNLGLLPVTGIPLPFMSYGGTALVIDLASIGVLQSIYIRHKRALFAS; via the coding sequence ATGAAAAGATTCCTGTCTTTGCCAATCGACTGGTTTTTACTGGCAATCCCACTTCTCCTAGTGGTAGTCGGAACCATCACGATTTACACCATTACTTTCAACCAATACCACACTTCTTTGGCCGTTGACCAAGCTATCTTTGCGGCACTGGGAGTCGTAGCACTCCTGGGACTTATGTTCTCCGATTACCGTTTCTTGGGATCAATCGCGGGCCTACTCTACGCGGCAGGACTGTTACTGCTCATCCCGCTCTTACCGCCGCTTGCGCCTAAGCTGCCCTTCGTTTTGAAGGTCTTCGGTGCATACCGCTGGCTTAATTTTGGTATTTTTCAGCTTCAGCCTGCCGAAATCTTTAAGCTGATTGCCGGAATTGCCGCTGCTAAGTACTTGTCGGGCTATATAAGCGCCATCAACTGGAAGCGTTTGCTGGGCTACGTGGCGCTTACCGGGATTCCGACAGCGTTAGTACTCTTGCAGCCGGATCTTGGCACAACGGCAGTCGTTTTTACGGTTTTCTGCGGTATTTTTTTGGCGGCGAGACCATCTGGCAAGACGATCGCGCTTGCAGGTGTAGCGCTCGTGATTGCCCTAACAGTAGCTTGGTTTTCTCTACAGGATTATCAGAAGCAACGTATCGAAACTTTTCTTAACCCAGCAAGCGATCCCCAAGGCGAGGGTTACAATGTCCGCCAAGCGCTCATCGCCATCGGCAGCGGAGGTTTAACTGGACGCGGATTTGGCCAAGGTTCACAAAGCGTATTGAACTTCTTGCCCGTTGCTCACGCAGACTTTATCTTCGCGGGCTACGCTGAGGCGACAGGATTTGTTGGTTCTGGCACGTTGCTTATTCTGTACGTCGTCCTAATTCATCGGATTATCGCTATCGCCAGCTCATCAACTGATCCGTTCGGCCGGCTGCTGGCGATTGGTATTGGCTCCAAGCTAATGTTTCAAGTTACCGTTCATATTGGCATGAACCTTGGACTACTGCCAGTTACCGGGATTCCGTTGCCGTTCATGTCTTACGGCGGCACTGCTCTCGTGATTGACCTAGCTTCAATCGGAGTTCTTCAAAGTATCTATATTCGTCATAAAAGGGCGCTTTTTGCGAGTTAG
- the dprA gene encoding DNA-protecting protein DprA → MSKTSGYFKDVSLEEIISLSRLEVIGPLSWQKLRRGFKSATELLAAKTKDLIAAGLTQHQAECFRDRDTDVSREMKLLKSRDIKLITVDDAHYPALLKEIPDLPLWLYYRGDLGAQSEAKTLTVVGTRKPSTYAQEALKKLLLPELLTNITTVSGLAYGVDKSVHELSLRYKGRTIAVLAGGLDGIYPTDHTNLAENIIDSGGLLLSEYPPLSRPQPYKFPVRNRIGAALSPATVIVEAKIRSGSLTTAKSALDYNRDIFAIPADITRTQAEGTNMLIKHGAILLDDPSQLLQYYGLENNSTERVAVDSEQARLLNLLTDRALDLDAIVSETGQNIEEVLGLITELELAGVIYQVHPGQYQQIK, encoded by the coding sequence ATGTCGAAGACTTCCGGCTACTTTAAAGATGTATCGTTAGAGGAGATTATCTCTTTATCTAGACTTGAGGTAATTGGTCCGCTCTCCTGGCAAAAGCTCCGTCGTGGTTTCAAATCAGCCACAGAATTATTGGCTGCTAAAACAAAAGACTTAATCGCTGCCGGCTTGACCCAACATCAGGCGGAGTGTTTTAGAGATCGTGATACCGATGTCAGTCGTGAGATGAAATTGCTAAAGAGCCGCGACATTAAGCTTATAACTGTAGACGACGCACATTACCCCGCGCTTTTAAAAGAAATTCCTGATTTGCCGCTCTGGCTTTATTATCGCGGGGACTTAGGGGCTCAAAGTGAAGCTAAAACTCTAACAGTTGTTGGCACGCGTAAGCCGAGTACGTACGCCCAAGAGGCGCTGAAAAAACTTCTCCTGCCCGAGCTACTAACCAACATTACAACTGTTTCTGGTCTGGCTTACGGCGTTGATAAATCGGTACACGAACTCAGTCTACGGTATAAAGGAAGGACAATCGCAGTTCTTGCCGGGGGCCTTGACGGCATTTACCCCACCGACCACACCAATTTAGCGGAGAATATTATTGATTCTGGTGGCTTGCTGCTTAGCGAGTACCCGCCCTTAAGTCGCCCACAGCCTTACAAATTTCCAGTTCGTAATCGTATCGGCGCAGCGCTCTCGCCCGCGACAGTAATCGTCGAAGCAAAAATTCGTTCAGGGTCGCTGACCACCGCTAAATCTGCTCTTGATTACAACCGCGACATTTTTGCCATTCCCGCTGACATTACTCGGACTCAGGCCGAAGGTACGAACATGCTTATTAAGCACGGCGCGATACTTCTAGACGACCCGAGTCAACTTCTTCAATACTACGGCCTGGAAAATAACAGCACCGAACGAGTGGCCGTTGACAGTGAGCAGGCAAGACTTCTAAACTTACTTACTGATCGGGCTCTGGATCTAGACGCTATAGTGAGCGAAACTGGGCAAAATATAGAAGAGGTATTAGGATTAATAACGGAGCTCGAACTTGCCGGTGTGATCTACCAAGTTCATCCTGGACAGTATCAGCAGATAAAATAA
- a CDS encoding M3 family oligoendopeptidase gives MKSKRLNTHDWDLTALYKSDDDPQIERDLQEISRVVSSYANKWRKRDDYLRDPEALLDALEEGEQIAARLGMEGKPGYYFGLKSNLDLNDPTIKARNNKINEVGKNNSNAIRFFRLNLGKISEAQQEIFLNSPKLKKYHRFLARLFKQAEHFLTDPEERVFSLLHPSAYSRWTEMVSGFLAKEERVVLLEDGKRSKTNYSKLHHVIFSKNKKVRDDAAAAINDILFQHVEVAENELNAILETKKVSDELRGYTRPDAARHLADDIDSTVVDALVDAVSKRFKIAHRYYALKARLLGVSKLAYHERSIKYGDIDHNYSYDKALDVVRSALSKVDEEFVEIFEKFVENGQIDVFPKKGKRAGAFCTMYLVSLPTYILLNHTDSFRDVTTLAHEVGHGINDELIKKRQPATYAHTPLATAEVASTFMEDFTVDELLKDADDELRLAVMVMKLGDDISTIIRQVAAYKCEQELHKEYRQRGYLSKEEIGNIFQEHMRSYMGPTVEQSPGSENWWVGWHHFRRPFYVYSYASGLLISKALQRKFRQEPTFILKIKEFLSAGSSVSPKNIFLALGIDIEDKAFWDQGLDEVEQLLRETEKLAKKLKKI, from the coding sequence TTGAAAAGTAAACGTCTCAATACCCACGACTGGGATCTTACAGCGCTATATAAATCAGACGACGATCCGCAAATAGAGAGAGATCTACAAGAGATTTCTCGTGTCGTTAGTAGTTACGCCAACAAATGGAGAAAGCGCGACGATTATCTTCGTGACCCAGAGGCTCTTCTTGACGCTCTCGAAGAAGGCGAACAGATAGCTGCTCGCCTTGGGATGGAGGGAAAGCCGGGATATTACTTCGGCCTTAAAAGTAACCTCGACTTAAACGACCCGACTATCAAAGCTCGAAATAATAAAATTAACGAGGTTGGCAAAAATAATTCTAACGCCATAAGGTTCTTTCGGCTCAACTTGGGAAAAATTTCCGAAGCCCAGCAAGAAATATTCTTGAATAGTCCGAAACTCAAAAAGTATCATAGATTCCTTGCCCGTCTGTTTAAGCAGGCGGAACATTTTCTTACCGACCCAGAAGAGCGCGTTTTCTCATTACTTCACCCGTCGGCATACAGCCGTTGGACCGAAATGGTTAGCGGGTTCCTGGCAAAAGAAGAAAGAGTGGTGTTACTCGAGGACGGCAAACGCTCAAAAACTAACTACAGCAAGTTACACCACGTGATATTTAGCAAAAACAAAAAGGTTAGAGACGACGCAGCAGCTGCCATAAACGATATCTTATTTCAGCATGTTGAGGTCGCAGAGAATGAGCTGAATGCCATTTTGGAAACTAAAAAGGTCAGTGATGAACTTCGTGGATATACACGTCCCGATGCCGCCCGACATTTAGCAGACGATATTGACAGCACGGTCGTTGATGCGCTAGTCGATGCTGTGAGCAAGCGATTTAAAATTGCCCATCGTTATTACGCGCTTAAAGCTCGTCTGCTCGGTGTATCGAAGCTTGCGTATCATGAGCGGAGTATTAAGTACGGCGATATCGATCACAACTATTCTTACGATAAAGCACTCGACGTTGTCCGAAGCGCATTGTCCAAGGTTGATGAAGAATTTGTGGAGATTTTTGAGAAGTTTGTCGAAAACGGGCAAATTGATGTGTTCCCCAAAAAGGGCAAACGAGCCGGGGCATTTTGCACAATGTATTTGGTCAGCTTACCGACCTACATATTACTCAACCATACTGACAGTTTTCGTGACGTGACGACGCTTGCTCACGAAGTTGGGCACGGAATAAATGACGAATTAATTAAGAAGCGACAGCCTGCGACTTATGCACACACGCCGCTTGCGACCGCGGAGGTGGCTAGTACTTTTATGGAAGATTTCACAGTTGACGAGCTACTCAAGGATGCCGACGATGAGTTACGACTAGCAGTAATGGTAATGAAACTGGGCGATGACATCTCGACAATTATAAGGCAAGTGGCTGCTTATAAATGTGAGCAGGAGTTACACAAGGAATACCGTCAGCGAGGTTACCTTTCTAAAGAAGAAATTGGGAATATATTCCAAGAACACATGCGCTCGTACATGGGTCCAACAGTAGAGCAGTCTCCTGGCAGCGAGAATTGGTGGGTTGGATGGCACCATTTTCGCCGTCCGTTTTATGTATATTCCTACGCAAGCGGGCTTTTAATTTCTAAAGCACTCCAGCGTAAGTTCCGCCAAGAGCCCACTTTCATTCTTAAGATTAAAGAATTCCTATCGGCCGGCTCGTCCGTTTCTCCAAAAAACATTTTTCTAGCACTGGGGATTGATATCGAAGACAAGGCATTCTGGGATCAAGGCCTAGACGAAGTCGAACAGCTTTTACGCGAAACTGAAAAACTGGCCAAAAAGTTGAAAAAAATTTAG
- the topA gene encoding type I DNA topoisomerase, with the protein MKKLVIVESPAKAKTISQYLGSDYVVKASYGHVRDLPKSKLGIDVEHNYSVDYLPIAKAKTVVSELREAVKKTDELYLATDFDREGEAIAWHLTELLKPKSEPKRITFHEITKSAIQEAIDHPRTIDADLVDAQQARRILDRLVGYKLSPFLWKKVYRGLSAGRVQSVAVRLIVEREREISEFKTREFWTLDATLKSKNGEFDSYVSEKSSTKPLEVEKRADIEKLAAKLKGASLKVSSVETADSQLNPQPPLITSTLQQQSARFCHFAAKKTMKIAQDLYEGVDIAGMGTVALITYMRTDSYNLAEQARKQAASVIVSDFGAKYAPAKPNVYTKKVRGAQEAHEAIRPTNFNLSPTMLKDKLDRDHFKLYELIWRAAMASQMTPAKVETTTATIESGDGTKLIARGRDLKFEGFLKVFPDDEERFVALPELAEGESVTFKKLEPTQHFTQPPARYSEATLVKELEKRGIGRPSTYAPTMSTIVERGYVTKQVGRFVPEDVAGIVNDLLVEHFPTVVDFNFTAEMEDELDDIAEGKKKLNTVLDEFYKPFAELLAKGEKTVDKKSIVEEKTDEKCPECHKPLVIKLGRYGKFYACTGFPECKYTAPITENMDKDEQKAVDEQEGGACEKCKDGKLVLKQGRFGTFFGCSNYPKCKFTKALVIASSVPCPNCGKELVRKMTRRGKAFWGCSGYPSCKTAFWDEPTSEKCPQCSNILVKKRAGLACSQCDYTKEPAGASPEVKS; encoded by the coding sequence ATGAAGAAGTTGGTAATTGTTGAATCTCCCGCCAAGGCAAAAACTATTTCACAATATTTAGGTAGCGATTACGTCGTCAAAGCTTCATACGGCCACGTTCGTGACTTGCCGAAAAGCAAGCTCGGTATTGACGTTGAGCACAATTATTCTGTCGATTACCTGCCGATCGCTAAGGCGAAGACCGTCGTTAGCGAACTTCGCGAAGCGGTTAAGAAGACCGACGAACTGTATCTCGCAACGGACTTTGATCGCGAAGGAGAAGCAATCGCCTGGCATTTAACAGAGCTCCTGAAGCCGAAGTCTGAGCCAAAGCGAATCACTTTTCATGAGATTACCAAGTCAGCGATTCAAGAAGCCATCGATCATCCGCGAACAATCGACGCCGATTTGGTTGACGCGCAACAGGCAAGACGAATTCTTGACCGCCTAGTTGGCTATAAGCTCTCGCCGTTTCTTTGGAAAAAAGTTTACCGCGGCTTATCGGCAGGACGAGTCCAGTCAGTCGCTGTGCGGCTAATTGTCGAGCGCGAGCGGGAAATTAGCGAGTTCAAAACCCGTGAATTCTGGACACTAGACGCCACGCTTAAAAGCAAGAACGGCGAGTTTGATTCTTATGTTTCAGAAAAAAGTTCGACCAAACCGTTGGAAGTTGAGAAGAGGGCGGATATCGAAAAACTTGCCGCCAAACTCAAGGGTGCTTCGTTAAAAGTCAGTAGCGTCGAGACTGCCGATTCCCAACTTAATCCTCAACCGCCGCTCATTACTTCTACTCTGCAACAACAGTCGGCGCGCTTTTGCCATTTCGCCGCCAAGAAGACGATGAAAATTGCCCAAGACCTTTATGAAGGTGTGGATATTGCCGGTATGGGCACGGTGGCCTTAATCACTTACATGAGGACCGACTCGTACAACCTGGCTGAGCAAGCTCGTAAACAAGCCGCCTCAGTGATCGTTTCTGATTTTGGAGCAAAATATGCTCCGGCCAAGCCGAACGTTTATACCAAAAAAGTTCGGGGAGCACAGGAGGCGCACGAAGCAATTCGACCAACTAACTTCAACCTATCCCCAACGATGCTTAAGGATAAGCTCGATCGTGATCATTTCAAACTTTATGAATTAATTTGGCGTGCTGCTATGGCCTCACAGATGACGCCAGCAAAAGTTGAAACCACCACCGCAACTATCGAGTCTGGTGACGGCACAAAGTTAATCGCTCGCGGCCGCGACCTAAAGTTTGAAGGCTTCTTGAAGGTTTTTCCCGACGACGAAGAGCGCTTCGTCGCACTCCCAGAATTAGCGGAAGGGGAGAGCGTGACTTTCAAAAAACTGGAACCAACACAACATTTCACTCAACCCCCGGCGCGCTATTCCGAAGCGACGCTGGTAAAGGAACTGGAAAAACGCGGCATTGGCCGACCATCAACGTACGCGCCAACGATGTCGACAATCGTCGAACGCGGTTACGTCACAAAGCAGGTCGGACGATTTGTTCCGGAAGACGTCGCCGGCATCGTTAACGACTTACTCGTTGAGCACTTTCCAACGGTGGTTGATTTTAACTTCACCGCCGAAATGGAGGATGAGTTAGATGACATCGCCGAGGGCAAGAAAAAGTTGAATACTGTTCTTGACGAATTTTATAAACCGTTCGCCGAATTGCTTGCCAAAGGCGAAAAAACTGTCGACAAGAAATCTATCGTCGAGGAGAAAACCGATGAGAAGTGTCCGGAGTGTCATAAACCGCTGGTAATTAAGCTTGGCCGTTACGGCAAGTTCTACGCCTGTACAGGCTTTCCGGAATGTAAATATACGGCGCCGATTACTGAGAACATGGACAAAGACGAGCAAAAAGCCGTTGACGAGCAAGAAGGCGGCGCGTGTGAAAAATGCAAAGACGGCAAGCTCGTTTTAAAACAGGGACGGTTCGGTACGTTTTTTGGCTGCTCTAATTACCCAAAATGTAAGTTCACCAAGGCGCTTGTTATTGCTTCGAGCGTGCCTTGCCCTAACTGTGGCAAAGAATTAGTACGCAAGATGACTCGTCGTGGCAAAGCTTTCTGGGGCTGCTCTGGCTACCCGTCTTGCAAGACTGCGTTTTGGGACGAGCCAACAAGCGAAAAATGCCCACAATGCAGCAATATCTTGGTAAAGAAGCGCGCCGGGCTTGCCTGCAGTCAGTGCGACTACACCAAAGAGCCAGCTGGGGCTAGTCCTGAAGTAAAAAGTTAG
- a CDS encoding ribonuclease HI family protein, whose protein sequence is MSKATVYTDGAARGNPGRAAIAFVINIDGDITEHAEVIGSTTNNQAEYRAMLAACQELAKHSLKNAEITFNSDSELMVKQLLGEYRVKDADLKPHFAAIRELIDNWERAGNDVELVAVRREFNKRADQLANIALDA, encoded by the coding sequence GTGAGTAAGGCTACTGTTTATACTGATGGAGCTGCCCGAGGTAACCCCGGAAGGGCCGCTATCGCATTTGTCATCAACATTGATGGCGATATTACCGAGCACGCTGAAGTGATTGGCTCGACGACAAATAATCAAGCAGAGTACCGAGCGATGCTTGCAGCCTGCCAGGAGCTTGCCAAACACAGCCTCAAGAACGCCGAGATTACCTTCAATTCTGACTCAGAGCTGATGGTTAAGCAGCTGTTAGGCGAATACCGCGTTAAGGACGCTGATCTTAAACCCCATTTTGCGGCGATCCGAGAGCTGATCGATAACTGGGAGCGTGCCGGTAACGACGTTGAATTAGTCGCAGTGCGACGTGAATTTAACAAACGCGCTGACCAGCTGGCAAATATCGCTCTAGACGCCTAA
- the secE gene encoding preprotein translocase subunit SecE: MARIAAFGYLKSTVEEGRKVVWPTRETVVRHTIMVVVSVAVAVLIFASLDYGLKKLVILAIER, translated from the coding sequence ATGGCACGGATTGCTGCGTTCGGTTACCTAAAATCAACCGTTGAGGAAGGACGCAAAGTCGTTTGGCCTACCAGAGAAACCGTTGTCCGTCACACGATTATGGTCGTTGTTTCAGTCGCCGTAGCGGTATTAATTTTTGCTAGCCTTGATTACGGCCTGAAAAAACTAGTAATTCTAGCAATCGAACGATGA